GTTGTAACAATGTTAAGGTGCAAAGAGTTTTGCGTATATTGATATAAAAAAAGGAAGCGAAGTGTGGCACATGGGGGCTAAAAGTGCGTGAGCTCAGGAAAAATAGCACCGTATGAATGTAAAAGACATAAAAAGTTCGTAACTTTGCATCCCGAAAAGTTTTAAAAATACTCAACCCGAATGAGACATACTAAGCGCGCTTTCCTCATGCTGGAGGACGGTACCACTTTTGAAGGGAAATCATTTGGCCACGAATCATCAACGGCCGGTGAGGTAGTGTTTAATACCGCAATGACGGGTTATCCGGAGAGTCTGACCGACCCATCCTATGAGGGTCAGATACTGGTGACGACTTACCCGATATTGGGAAACTATGGAGTCCCGCCCCACCGAGAGAAGGATGATGTGAGCGAGTATTATGAGAGCGACCACATACATTGCCGGGCCATTGTAGCTCAGGATTATTCTTTTGATCATTCCCATTGGCAGGCCGACCGGCCGCTTGCAATGTGGCTTAACGAGGAGCGTATCCCGGGGATATATGGTATTGACACCAGGGCTCTCACCAAGCATCTGCGCGAACACGGCTCCATGCTCGGGAAAATAGTGATAGAGGGTGGCGATGACTGCGGGTTCTATGATCCGAATCTTGAAAATCTTGTAGGCAAGGTGTCATGCACCGAAGTGGAGACCCATGGCGATGGTGACAAGACTGTGGTGCTTGTGGACTGCGGCGTAAAGCATAACATAATCCGTTGCCTTACACGCCGTGGCGTGAGGGTGGTGCGTGTGCCCTGGGATTATGATTTCACATCCATACCTTACGACGGTCTCTTCATATCTAATGGTCCCGGCAACCCTGACATGGCGTCGGCGACAGTCGAGAATATACGTAAGGCAATGGCTATAGGGAAGCCTATATGCGGTATCTGCATGGGGAATCAGCTCCTTGCCAAAGCTGCCGGAGCCAAGACCTATAAGCTTAAGTATGGTCACCGTAGCCATAATCAGCCTGTGAGAAGGGTTGGGACTGACAAGTGTTTTATCACATCACAGAACCATGGCTTTGCAGTTGACAATGATACTCTTCCTGAGGATTGGGAGCCGCTGTTTGTGAATATGAACGATGGGACCAATGAGGGTATAAGGCACAAAGAGAAGCCGTTCTTCTCCGCCCAGTTCCATCCTGAGGCAAGTTCCGGACCGAAGGATACGGAATTTCTGTTTGACGA
The sequence above is drawn from the Duncaniella freteri genome and encodes:
- the carA gene encoding glutamine-hydrolyzing carbamoyl-phosphate synthase small subunit; this encodes MRHTKRAFLMLEDGTTFEGKSFGHESSTAGEVVFNTAMTGYPESLTDPSYEGQILVTTYPILGNYGVPPHREKDDVSEYYESDHIHCRAIVAQDYSFDHSHWQADRPLAMWLNEERIPGIYGIDTRALTKHLREHGSMLGKIVIEGGDDCGFYDPNLENLVGKVSCTEVETHGDGDKTVVLVDCGVKHNIIRCLTRRGVRVVRVPWDYDFTSIPYDGLFISNGPGNPDMASATVENIRKAMAIGKPICGICMGNQLLAKAAGAKTYKLKYGHRSHNQPVRRVGTDKCFITSQNHGFAVDNDTLPEDWEPLFVNMNDGTNEGIRHKEKPFFSAQFHPEASSGPKDTEFLFDEFISML